From the genome of Prionailurus bengalensis isolate Pbe53 chromosome D1, Fcat_Pben_1.1_paternal_pri, whole genome shotgun sequence:
GACACAGCCAAGATATCCCACCATTCCAATAAAAAAGTGGGAGGGGTAGTTTTAACATATCATTAATATGTCCTATTAAGTTTTTCTAGGGAAGACAGAGTAGCCCATACACAATCTAGGGACAGAGGAAAACTCAGATCTCGGAAGACCTGCGGTTTCCGTGCCCCGCCATGTGGAGGGCTTACCTTCTTCCTTGCCAGACACCTGCTAGTTGCGAAGACCAAGGTCATTCCAATTGCTCTGCATTAGGAATTTCACTGCCCCTGACAGCCCACACGTGGAAGGTTCTTTGTGCCTGCGTGGCAGCACAGGGCCCGTAAAGGGAGAGGATGAAAGCATTCCCCGAGAGACTGCTGAAAAGAACCCCCTGCCCCGGTCTCCCCCCAAAAGCACTCATGATACTCTTTACATTCAAGGAATGAGACGGAAACGTAAGGAGACACGCAGAGTCTAATGTACTCCAGCGGCCACCGCAAAGCTGGTCTTGCAACAAGCACGTGACCTAGCTCAAATCGCCCTCGCCTccctcttcagtttcttccctcCGACGGGTCTTTGCTGCCAACACGACCGGTCTTCAAAGGCGCTGAGTCTCCCTTTTTACCAAGTGGCTCAAGCTAGTTTTAATCCTTCCCAATAGGATCCAGGTGAAAATAGCCTTGGGAATGCAGCAGCAGAGGAAACAAGGAatatacagaaacagaaagtttAGGAGAAGGGCCTCCCAGTGTTGAGTTAGAGACAAAGGTTCCAGGCTGCTGCCAGCAGCGGGGTCACCAGCAGAGCCATCGTCCCGGAGACAGTGGTGCCAAAGCTCCTGTTACACAGGTCCTGCTGGCAGCAGCGGTACTGGAGCTTCTGAAGCCCCAAGGAAGCTGAGATGTGCTCGAAACTGCAGTCCGCCAACTTCCAGCACTGGTAGTAATAGGATTTGGGCTCTgtgggggagacacacacacaagggtGAGCAAGTGGGCAATGTTCTGTGCCTGATCCTACTTCGAACTCCTGATCCTACTTCTTAGAACCTAGCTCCGAAGGGAAGTAGAGACATCCGGGCAAGAATACGTATCCTAGTCGGGCTATAAAGGGGAACGATTGAGCGACTGATGATGCGGCTGGAAAAGGAACTTTTCCCTAAAACCAAAGTCTCATGAGAACCCGCACAGCTGTGTGTGGTGGGAGCCCACAGGGGATCGTGCTGAGGTTTTAGGGGTTTGCTAAGATTTTTAAACACATACTCCCATTGATCCAACAACCTTACTTCTAGAATTTGCTCTATGAAGTTCCTTGTGAAAAAGATTAGGAGAGATCCTCAAGAATGGTTactgcagggggcgcctgggtggctcagtgggttaagcatccgactccagctcaggtcatgatttcatggtttgtgggttcgagccccgcgtcgggctctgtgctgacagctcagagcctggagcctgtttcagattctgtgtctccctctctctctgccccttccctgctcgtactttgtctctctcaaaaataaataaacattta
Proteins encoded in this window:
- the CD59 gene encoding CD59 glycoprotein, whose translation is MITMGSQGFILLVLLLILAVLCHSGHSLTCYSCVSPVSGNCTKTTVCSSNFDSCLYIEAEPKSYYYQCWKLADCSFEHISASLGLQKLQYRCCQQDLCNRSFGTTVSGTMALLVTPLLAAAWNLCL